Proteins co-encoded in one Cucurbita pepo subsp. pepo cultivar mu-cu-16 chromosome LG15, ASM280686v2, whole genome shotgun sequence genomic window:
- the LOC111811572 gene encoding casein kinase 1-like protein 6 isoform X1, producing the protein MDHVIAGKFKLGRKIGSGSFGELYLAVNVQTGEEVAVKLEPVKTKHPQLHYESKLYMLLQGGTGIPHLKWFGVESDYNIMVIDLLGPSLEDLFNYCNRKFTLKTVLMLADQLINRVEYMHSRGFLHRDIKPDNFLMGLGRKANQVYIIDYGLGKKYRDLQTHKHIPYRENKNLTGTARYASVNTHLGVEQSRRDDLESLGYVLMYFLRGSLPWQGLKAGTKKQKYDRISEKKISTSTEALCKSHPPEFVSYFQYCRSLRFEDKPDYSYLKRLFRDLFIRLGYQFDYVFDWTILKYPQIGGGSRGRHSSGKAAVTPGPSAERPERTSVGKEIRERLSGAVEAFSRRNISGSSPHVDHSKQKAYEDVRPDSDRVRGSSSRYGSSSRRAVIANSKPSSSADHSEARRLVASTGRPSTTQRLHSSYDTKPTSFVRTSTAKGNRDDPLRSFELLSIRK; encoded by the exons ATGGACCATGTGATTGCGGGGAAGTTCAAGCTGGGGAGGAAGATTGGGAGTGGGTCTTTTGGAGAGCTCTATTTAG CTGTTAATGTGCAAACCGGAGAGGAGGTTGCTGTCAAACTA GAACCTGTGAAAACCAAGCATCCCCAGCTTCATTATGAGTCCAAATTGTATATGCTTCTTCAAGGAGGAA CGGGAATCCCCCACCTGAAGTGGTTCGGAGTTGAGAGTGATTACAACATTATGGTGATTGATCTTCTGGGGCCAAGTTTGGAAGATTTATTTAACTACTGTAATAGAAAGTTCACATTGAAAACTGTCTTGATGCTTGCAGATCAATTA ATTAACAGGGTTGAGTACATGCATTCAAGAGGTTTTCTCCATCGCGATATAAAGCCCGACAACTTCTTAATGGGACTTGGGCGGAAGGCCAATCAG GTATACATCATTGACTATGGCCTCGGAAAGAAGTACAGGGATCTGCAAACTCATAAGCACATACCATACAG GGAAAACAAGAACCTCACTGGCACAGCTCGTTATGCTAGTGTTAACACTCACCTAGGAGTTG AGCAAAGCCGAAGGGATGACCTAGAGTCTCTTGGTTATGTGCTTATGTATTTCCTAAGAGGAAG CCTTCCATGGCAGGGTCTCAAAGCAGGCACCAAGAAGCAAAAGTATGACAGAATCAGTGAAAAAAAGATTTCCACTTCTACTGAG GCGCTTTGCAAATCACATCCACCAGAGTTTGTATCTTATTTCCAATACTGTCGATCACTGAGATTTGAAGACAAACCAGATTACTCGTATTTAAAACGACTTTTTCGTGACTTGTTCATACGACTAG GCTATCAATTTGATTATGTGTTTGACTGGACTATTCTAAAGTACCCTCAAATTGGAGGTGGCTCCAGAGGACGA CACTCAAGTGGGAAAGCCGCAGTTACTCCAGGGCCATCTGCAGAAAGGCCAGAGAGAACCTCAG TTGGGAAAGAGATCCGGGAAAGATTGTCAGGTGCGGTTGAAGCATTTTCCAGGAGGAATATTTCCGGTTCCAGTCCACATGTTGATCATTCTAAACAAAAGGCTTATGAGGATGTG CGTCCTGATTCTGACCGTGTTCGTGGTTCTTCTTCCCGATACGGAAGCTCCTCGAGAAGAGCTGTAATTGCAAACAGCAAGCCTAGTTCTTCTGCCGATCACAGTGAGGCTCGTCGACTAGTAGCAAGCACTGGACGCCCCTCTACCACTCAAAGACTTCATTCTTCTTACGATACAAAGCCAACCTCATTTGTTCGAACATCAACTGCAAAAGGCAACCGTGACGATCCCCTCCGAAGCTTCGAACTTCTATCAATCAGGAAGTAA
- the LOC111811572 gene encoding casein kinase 1-like protein 6 isoform X2: protein MLLQGGTGIPHLKWFGVESDYNIMVIDLLGPSLEDLFNYCNRKFTLKTVLMLADQLINRVEYMHSRGFLHRDIKPDNFLMGLGRKANQVYIIDYGLGKKYRDLQTHKHIPYRENKNLTGTARYASVNTHLGVEQSRRDDLESLGYVLMYFLRGSLPWQGLKAGTKKQKYDRISEKKISTSTEALCKSHPPEFVSYFQYCRSLRFEDKPDYSYLKRLFRDLFIRLGYQFDYVFDWTILKYPQIGGGSRGRHSSGKAAVTPGPSAERPERTSVGKEIRERLSGAVEAFSRRNISGSSPHVDHSKQKAYEDVRPDSDRVRGSSSRYGSSSRRAVIANSKPSSSADHSEARRLVASTGRPSTTQRLHSSYDTKPTSFVRTSTAKGNRDDPLRSFELLSIRK from the exons ATGCTTCTTCAAGGAGGAA CGGGAATCCCCCACCTGAAGTGGTTCGGAGTTGAGAGTGATTACAACATTATGGTGATTGATCTTCTGGGGCCAAGTTTGGAAGATTTATTTAACTACTGTAATAGAAAGTTCACATTGAAAACTGTCTTGATGCTTGCAGATCAATTA ATTAACAGGGTTGAGTACATGCATTCAAGAGGTTTTCTCCATCGCGATATAAAGCCCGACAACTTCTTAATGGGACTTGGGCGGAAGGCCAATCAG GTATACATCATTGACTATGGCCTCGGAAAGAAGTACAGGGATCTGCAAACTCATAAGCACATACCATACAG GGAAAACAAGAACCTCACTGGCACAGCTCGTTATGCTAGTGTTAACACTCACCTAGGAGTTG AGCAAAGCCGAAGGGATGACCTAGAGTCTCTTGGTTATGTGCTTATGTATTTCCTAAGAGGAAG CCTTCCATGGCAGGGTCTCAAAGCAGGCACCAAGAAGCAAAAGTATGACAGAATCAGTGAAAAAAAGATTTCCACTTCTACTGAG GCGCTTTGCAAATCACATCCACCAGAGTTTGTATCTTATTTCCAATACTGTCGATCACTGAGATTTGAAGACAAACCAGATTACTCGTATTTAAAACGACTTTTTCGTGACTTGTTCATACGACTAG GCTATCAATTTGATTATGTGTTTGACTGGACTATTCTAAAGTACCCTCAAATTGGAGGTGGCTCCAGAGGACGA CACTCAAGTGGGAAAGCCGCAGTTACTCCAGGGCCATCTGCAGAAAGGCCAGAGAGAACCTCAG TTGGGAAAGAGATCCGGGAAAGATTGTCAGGTGCGGTTGAAGCATTTTCCAGGAGGAATATTTCCGGTTCCAGTCCACATGTTGATCATTCTAAACAAAAGGCTTATGAGGATGTG CGTCCTGATTCTGACCGTGTTCGTGGTTCTTCTTCCCGATACGGAAGCTCCTCGAGAAGAGCTGTAATTGCAAACAGCAAGCCTAGTTCTTCTGCCGATCACAGTGAGGCTCGTCGACTAGTAGCAAGCACTGGACGCCCCTCTACCACTCAAAGACTTCATTCTTCTTACGATACAAAGCCAACCTCATTTGTTCGAACATCAACTGCAAAAGGCAACCGTGACGATCCCCTCCGAAGCTTCGAACTTCTATCAATCAGGAAGTAA
- the LOC111811573 gene encoding CRIB domain-containing protein RIC7-like, with protein sequence MNEMNDPFCSCFRTHFSSSFFLLPSSSSSIGITIRITSLLLFTSSFFILLHTLTHIKKMKGLLKGLKFMSQMFENEKEPEMQIGLPTDVKHVAHIGLDGPSVNSPSWMTEFKAPPPSSAPNGDIKASNGDASVSWGSQDSKRDMAVTTRDLPELPKSSRRQSSTVGESTGKEKSEKVRSKKSSKSKDSDGVRASRRSADLNQGGESPTQGAPGIPKKARRKRSKEDGSTRSKSKATAAESCSSQFSDNGSDAGSIAGSISRSNDEDLLTGDVFT encoded by the exons ATGAACGAAATGAACGATcccttttgttcttgttttcgcacccatttctcttcttccttcttccttcttccttcttcttcttcttccattggTATTACCATTCGTATTACCTCACTTCTTCTTTTCacttcttcattcttcattcttctccatACACTCACTCATATTAAGAAGATGAAAGGCCTCCTCAAAGGCCTCAAATTCATGTCCCAAATGTTTG aaaatgagaaagaacCTGAAATGCAGATTGGCCTTCCCACTGATGTCAAGCATGTTGCCCACATTGGCTTGGATGGTCCCTCTGTTAATTCTCCTAGCTGG ATGACTGAATTTAAAGCTCCGCCTCCTTCATCTGCCCCTAATGGAGATATCAAAGCCTCGAACGGAGATGCCTCTGTCTCATGGGGATCTCAAG ATTCAAAAAGGGATATGGCAGTTACGACCCGGGACTTGCCGGAGCTACCGAAATCGTCGAGACGGCAGTCGTCGACCGTCGGCGAGTCTACGGGGAAGGAGAAATCGGAGAAGGTAAGGTCAAAGAAATCTTCAAAGTCGAAGGATTCCGATGGCGTCAGAGCGTCCCGCCGGAGCGCTGATCTGAACCAGGGCGGCGAGTCTCCGACGCAGGGCGCCCCTGGAATTCCAAAAAAAGCGCGGCGGAAGAGATCGAAGGAGGACGGATCGACGAGATCCAAATCCAAAGCCACGGCGGCGGAGAGTTGTTCGTCTCAGTTCTCTGATAACGGGTCGGATGCCGGATCCATAGCCGGATCCATTTCCAGATCCAACGACGAGGACTTGTTAACGGGAGACGTTTTCACgtga